The DNA region TAAACAAGTCTATAAAGACAGATTCCAAAGGTAAGGCTACTTTTAAACTGAAACTTGATGCGGGAAAATACACTGTCAATGCATCATTTGGCGGAAATGAAAACTTTACAGGAAACAACACCACCAAAAAAATAACCATTAAGGAAGAGGAAGTTGTTCAGGAAGCTGTTCAGCAGGATTCATCATCCCAAAGCCAGTCCCAGTCTTCATCCGCCTCATCATCGAAATACGGATCTTACATTAACGATGAATGGGTGCCTATGACAGAAAGTCAGTATGCGGAAAGATATCCTGCACTCTATCACATGGAATCACTGGAAGAGGGAAAATACGACAAATATCATCCTGAAATGTATGAACAGGACAGGGAAAACGGAAGGATCTGATTAAAATGGAACAAAAACACATTATAATAATACTTTTAATTGTGGTTGTTGTTCTTGCAGCTGCAATGGCAGTGATGATATTATCACCGTCTGTGGCAAAACAGGAAACCCAAATAACCATTACAAGCAATGAAACAGTGTATGAAGGAGATAACTTAACTTTTAAATTAACTGACATTAACGGCACTGGAATTTCTAATCAAACAGTTAATGTAACTCTTAAGGATAATGACGGAGTAAGTAGCTATTTTTCTGCTGTAACTGATTCTAAGGGTATTGGTACTTTGAAGTTGGATAAAAGTGCTGGAAATTATGCTGTTAATGTAACATTTGCCGGAAATGATAATTACACAGGAA from Methanobrevibacter sp. includes:
- a CDS encoding Ig-like domain-containing protein is translated as MEQKHIIIILLIVVVVLAAAMAVMILSPSVAKQETQITITSNETVYEGDNLTFKLTDINGTGISNQTVNVTLKDNDGVSSYFSAVTDSKGIGTLKLDKSAGNYAVNVTFAGNDNYTGSTASQDLEINEEVVEQPAAQQSSSSSSNGGGLHYDKEINVYYNDEGVIVDPDGEHPQGVGSSYSDARDARDRWERGEPVMV